The following proteins are encoded in a genomic region of Synechococcus sp. CBW1002:
- a CDS encoding bile acid:sodium symporter family protein has translation MFTVALPLALAFIMLTLGMSLTPADFGFSLRRPHPLLAGVLCQVVLLPLVAFLLIRLFSLPGELGVGVLVLACCPGGITSNVMTRLARGDVALSISFTALASLITTITLPLILTVGGRALMGTALPAVSITGLGLKMFVMTTLPVLLGVLLRQRRQALTQRWERPCEQMANGLFVLILAITILSEWQTLVANLTSLGPVLLLLNLGMLAIGTAVAQILRLPASQVSAVAIESGFQNGTVGIAVGALLVGGSGPEMGLSAYSLPSGVYGVLMMITILPYLVWRRSIQAMADPSVIEG, from the coding sequence ATGTTCACAGTTGCCCTTCCCCTGGCGCTTGCCTTCATCATGTTGACGCTGGGGATGTCCCTGACTCCAGCCGACTTCGGTTTTTCTCTGCGTCGGCCCCATCCGCTGCTGGCGGGGGTGCTTTGTCAGGTTGTCCTGCTGCCGTTGGTGGCCTTTCTGCTGATCCGTTTGTTCAGCCTGCCAGGCGAACTGGGCGTGGGGGTGCTCGTGCTGGCCTGTTGTCCGGGGGGAATCACGTCCAACGTCATGACCCGCCTGGCGCGAGGTGATGTGGCCCTGTCGATCTCCTTCACAGCCCTGGCCAGCCTGATCACCACCATCACCCTGCCCCTCATCCTCACGGTGGGAGGGCGTGCCCTGATGGGCACGGCCCTCCCGGCCGTGAGCATCACCGGACTGGGCCTGAAGATGTTTGTGATGACCACCCTGCCTGTGCTGCTGGGGGTGCTCCTGCGTCAGCGGAGGCAGGCGCTGACCCAGCGCTGGGAGCGCCCCTGCGAACAGATGGCCAACGGCCTGTTTGTGCTGATCCTGGCGATCACGATTCTCAGCGAATGGCAGACGCTGGTCGCCAACCTCACTTCACTTGGTCCGGTGTTGCTGTTGCTCAACCTGGGGATGCTGGCCATCGGTACGGCAGTGGCCCAGATCCTTCGCCTTCCCGCCAGTCAGGTGAGCGCTGTTGCCATCGAAAGCGGCTTCCAGAACGGCACGGTGGGGATCGCGGTGGGAGCCCTGTTGGTGGGGGGCTCCGGTCCGGAGATGGGGCTATCGGCCTACAGCCTTCCCTCGGGGGTCTACGGAGTGCTGATGATGATCACCATCCTTCCCTATCTGGTTTGGCGACGTTCGATTCAGGCCATGGCTGATCCGTCTGTGATCGAGGGGTGA
- a CDS encoding substrate-binding domain-containing protein, translating to MLQAAIHSKPSGITIDLLDADRLSSLLKQAQLQGIPVTVFDSELPADLGITSIGNDFCVQASIAAERLVKLLGGQGEVAIMQGVPTAPNHAIRVECHRKVFARHPGITVVASPIDGDNIATAEQMATATMRRHPRLKGWVVSDAGGGIGIGRAIQALGKTGEVRVVGLDDLPELVQLIRSGVVDSTAATKPRSQGYWSVLSLWQQGLGAPPIQRIDTGIAVQGSATNHR from the coding sequence ATCCTCCAGGCGGCAATTCACTCCAAACCCAGCGGCATCACGATTGATCTGCTGGATGCAGATCGGCTCAGCTCCCTGCTGAAGCAAGCCCAGCTCCAGGGCATTCCTGTGACTGTGTTCGACTCGGAACTCCCGGCTGATCTGGGGATCACGAGCATTGGCAATGATTTCTGCGTGCAGGCGAGCATCGCTGCCGAGCGCCTGGTCAAGCTGCTCGGAGGTCAGGGGGAGGTGGCCATCATGCAAGGCGTGCCCACAGCGCCGAACCATGCCATCCGCGTCGAATGCCACCGGAAGGTGTTTGCGCGCCATCCCGGCATCACGGTTGTGGCATCACCCATCGATGGCGACAACATCGCCACCGCCGAACAGATGGCTACGGCAACGATGCGCCGTCACCCCCGCCTGAAGGGCTGGGTCGTGTCCGATGCCGGCGGCGGCATCGGCATCGGTCGTGCCATCCAGGCACTGGGCAAAACGGGCGAGGTCCGGGTGGTCGGTCTGGATGACCTGCCTGAACTTGTCCAGCTGATCAGGAGCGGGGTGGTGGATTCCACCGCTGCCACCAAACCCCGTTCGCAGGGTTACTGGTCGGTGCTTAGCCTCTGGCAGCAGGGTCTGGGTGCTCCACCGATCCAGCGGATCGACACCGGAATCGCCGTGCAGGGCTCGGCGACGAACCATCGATAG